Proteins from one Sabethes cyaneus chromosome 2, idSabCyanKW18_F2, whole genome shotgun sequence genomic window:
- the LOC128735691 gene encoding uncharacterized protein LOC128735691 — MSDEEVKLLAHKRGQVKAKVTRLRNSLKAADEEPTNFSMPQLRVFSKNLENHYREFNEVHDALISACVPNQRDSQDKKYEEFEVLYNETCVVIETLKDNLSATPAAIPDQAGGTQVIVQQQALRAPLPTFNGEYENWPRFKSMFQDLMRRSADCDAIKLYHLEKSLVGAAAGVIGSQTIQDNNYEQAWNILEERYENERLIIDSHIRGLLNLKRMTKKSSKELRELLDECCRHVDSLKFLKQELTGVSELVIINVLTNALDKETREHWESSLTHGQLPSYSNTIECLRSRCLVLERCETANPSSVPVKPTVSGKMNLFPKQFHKTAHAVTSAVVVTCELCGGQHPNFKCGIFRDMTIAQRISKVKEAKLCFNCLRKGHRSNTCQSEKVCVKCAQKHHTLLHIEKSDDVIECSESSSILNNTSPRDRASSVPVPASNALVNQVSSSHQNRSISKEVFLLTAVVQLVDESGCTHRCRALLDCASQVCLISQDMADKLGKRSWSTNTEVNGVTGKSCANKGIMVTVASSYSEYSLDVPCLVLPKVSGMIPTRKIDIKKWHLPANIELADPEFFLPNRIDLLIGNQFFFRLLKSGQLRISDNLPILQETVFGWVVAGAADVPEHRFVFSHVITEEDLAASIHKFWAIEEVINLSFPSVEEQQVEEHFVKTHRRNETGRFVVRLPFRDSVSHLDTNRALALKRFYLLEKRLSRHPELKQQYVSFINEYETLGHCHEIFEENDAAGSQCYFMPHHAVLKPTSTSTKLRVVFDASARSSKLCLNDVLQVGPTVQNDLFSILLQFRRHRFAFSADIAKMYRQILVDDRDSRFQRIFWRSQPSEPLRILELTTVTYGTASAPFLATRSLVQLAEDEQSEFPDAAKVVREDFYIDDVLSGANTESEAISLRKDLQKILAKGGFDIRKWCSNSEVMLAEIPEGEREKLLQIDDANNTVKTLGLQWDTRNDQFRYFFQSVEYNVPVPITKRYVLSQISKLFDPLGFVSPVIVKAKVLMQTLWSRKLEWDETLPDDLLLQWRILYNSLRFLNQIKLPRCIIPYHADTLEVHGFADASLSAYGACLYLRATGVEAKCNLLPFECSRVFQVEKTKHDICQTIEHRSFPKHALT, encoded by the exons ATGTCTGACGAAGAGGTGAAATTGTTAGCGCATAAACGTGGGCAAGTGAAAGCGAAGGTGACGCGTTTAAGAAACTCGCTTAAAGCTGCCGATGAAGAACCCACGAATTTTTCCATGCCTCAGCTCAGAGTGTTCTCGAAAAATCTAGAAAACCATTACCGTGAATTTAATGAAGTGCATGATGCTCTCATTAGTGCCTGTGTTCCTAATCAGAGAGATAGCCAAGATAAAAAATACGAAGAATTCGAAGTTTTATACAATGAAACATGTGTAGTGATCGAAACATTGAAGGATAATTTATCTGCAACTCCAGCCGCTATTCCTGATCAAGCAGGAGGAACACAGGTAATTGTGCAACAGCAAGCATTAAGGGCCCCCTTGCCTACGTTTAATGGGGAGTATGAAAATTGGCCTCGCTTCAAGTCAATGTTTCAAGATTTAATGCGAAGATCAGCTGATTGTGATGCCATCAAATTGTACCACTTGGAAAAATCGTTGGtcggtgctgctgctggtgtaATTGGTTCCCAAACCATCCAAGATAACAATTATGAACAGGCATGGAATATTCTGGAAGAAAGGTATGAAAATGAGCGGCTAATTATTGACTCCCATATTCGTGGTCTTCTTAACCTGAAAAGAATGACTAAAAAATCATCTAAAGAGCTTCGGGAACTGTTAGATGAATGCTGCCGCCATGTCGATAGTCTAAAGTTTCTGAAACAAGAACTAACCGGAGTGTCCGAATTGGTTATCATCAACGTGCTGACTAATGCGCTAGACAAGGAAACGCGTGAGCattgggaatcatctttaacgCATGGACAGCTGCCAAGCTACAGTAACACTATCGAGTGTTTGAGAAGTCGATGTCTTGTTCTTGAAAGGTGTGAGACGGCTAATCCTTCATCAGTGCCAGTCAAACCTACCGTGTCTGGTAAGATGAATTTGTTCCCGAAGCAATTCCACAAAACAGCGCATGCCGTCACGTCTGCTGTTGTAGTAACATGCGAGCTGTGTGGGGGACAGCACCCTAATTTCAAATGTGGTATTTTCCGTGATATGACGATTGCACAACGAATCTCCAAAGTGAAAGAAGCGAAACTGTGTTTCAACTGCCTCCGCAAAGGCCACCGTAGCAACACGTGCCAGTCCGAAAAGGTATGCGTAAAGTGCGCCCAGAAACATCACACTTTGTTACACATAGAAAAAAGTGATGATGTTATTGAGTGTTCTGAATCGTCGTCAATATTAAACAACACTTCTCCCCGAGATCGTGCCAGCTCTGTGCCAGTTCCAGCTTCGAACGCATTGGTTAATCAAGTTTCCAGTTCCCATCAGAATCGTTCCATTtcgaaggaagtatttttgctaacAGCCGTTGTCCAGCTAGTGGATGAAAGTGGTTGCACCCATCGTTGTCGTGCGTTGTTGGATTGTGCGTCACAAGTTTGCCTCATCTCTCAGGATATGGCCGATAAACTTGGGAAACGATCTTGGTCAACTAACACTGAGGTAAACGGTGTAACAGGAAAAAGTTGTGCCAACAAAGGTATAATGGTTACAGTGGCCTCTAGCTACAGTGAGTATAGTTTGGATGTACCATGCCTTGTACTGCCAAAAGTTAGTGGAATGATTCCTACAAGAAAGATTGATATCAAAAAATGGCATCTCCCAGCCAACATAGAATTGGCTGACCCTGAGTTCTTTTTACCAAACCGCATTGATCTTCTCATCGGGAATCAATTCTTTTTCCGTCTCCTCAAATCGGGTCAGTTAAGGATTTCCGACAATTTACCCATTCTCCAAGAAACCGTCTTTGGCTGGGTGGTTGCCGGTGCAGCTGATGTTCCTGAACATCGTTTTGTATTCTCTCACGTGATCACCGAAGAAGATTTGGCTGCTTCTATTCACAAGTTTTGGGCCATCGAAGAAGTAATTAACCTGTCGTTTCCATCCGTCGAAGAGCAACAAGTGGAAGAGCATTTCGTGAAAACCCATCGCCGCAACGAAACAGGTCGTTTCGTCGTACGTCTTCCATTTCGAGACTCTGTAAGTCATCTTGATACCAATCGTGCCTTAGCGTTGAAACGGTTTTATCTACTCGAGAAACGTTTAAGCCGCCACCCTGAACTAAAACAACAGTATGTATCATTTATTAATGAATACGAAACACTTGGCCATTGCCACGAGATTTTTGaagagaacgatgcagctggATCACAGTGTTATTTCATGCCTCACCATGCTGTATTAAAACCAACCAGCACAAGCACTAAACTGCGTGTGGTGTTTGATGCCTCCGCCCGATCATCAAAGTTATGTTTGAATGACGTCCTTCAAGTAGGTCCGaccgttcagaatgatctgttcTCCATTCTTCTCCAATTTCGCCGACATCGTTTTGCCTTTTCCGCTGATATTGCCAAAATGTACCGGCAAATTTTGGTTGATGATCGTGATAGCCGCTTCCAGCGAATATTTTGGAGAAGCCAACCTTCCGAGCCGTTGCGCATACTCGAACTCACAACAGTGACCTATGGCACAGCGTCGGCTCCGTTTTTAGCAACAAGATCTCTTGTACAATTGGCTGAAGATGAGCAATCTGAATTTCCTGATGCCGCAAAAGTAgttcgtgaagacttttatATTGACGATGTCCTTTCTGGAGCCAATACTGAATCAGAAGCCATTAGCCTCAGGAAGGACTTGCAGAAAATACTAGCCAAAGGAGGTTTCGATATTAGGAAATGGTGTTCAAATTCAGAAGTAATGCTCGCTGAAATACCTGAGGGTGAAAGAGAAAAGCTGCTGCAGATTGATGATGCCAATAATACAGTTAAGACGCTGGGATTACAGTGGGATACTCGCAACGATCAGTTTCGATATTTCTTCCAGTCAGTTGAGTATAATGTTCCTGTGCCAATCACCAAACGATATGTGCTTTCACAGATTTCCAAATTATTTGATCCGCTTGGCTTTGTGTCACCAGTAATAGTAAAAGCCAAGGTGCTAATGCAAACGTTGTGGTCCCGCAAGCTTGAGTGGGACGAGACCCTTCCAGATGATTTGCTTTTGCAATGGCGTATTTTGTACAATTCTTTGCGTTTCCTAAACCAAATAAAACTGCCAAGATGTATTATACCGTATCATGCCGATACATTAGAAGTTCACGGTTTTGCCGATGCTTCGTTATCAGCTTATGGAGCTTGTTTATATTTGCGTGCTACCGGTGTAGAAGCCAAATGTAATCTCCTC CCATTCGAATGTTCCCGAGTATTCCAAGTGGAAAAAACCAAACACGACATTTGCCAAACGATCGAGCATCGATCCTTCCCGAAGCATGCACTCACTTGA